A single region of the Sorghum bicolor cultivar BTx623 chromosome 7, Sorghum_bicolor_NCBIv3, whole genome shotgun sequence genome encodes:
- the LOC8060901 gene encoding uncharacterized protein LOC8060901 isoform X2 has translation MERIRRLAGMGKAKVPSVIQAEDKDESVVFFRELNKREKYRDVNLLEPMYSVEFDAIQGGHVCRVPSGKRDFLIPVDEKHDYDWLMTPPTAPLFPSLDSEANSSRMVFQKEVPIPPRPVKPSRLSGKPDGATKLARPTSHTASSSAKTTCVKGAPAVSKEKKQPRTADQRPSHKATPNGKQKAAAAAIPGTRASSGAGAPKKHSERCYASQASGTSTVKGVADQEVPYKAPKNLITTARSIFRRQAPPPAVSAQSKGAPAAVSAQSKGPGSSVDVKKKKKNGKAARQPCPPAATRGMTMTELQLQDRRNELPPRGTHVAGSGAGGEPASSTGGRAGRAALLRAIPKADGRAWI, from the exons ATGGAGCGCATAAGAAGACTTGCTGGAATGGGCAAGGCTAAGGTTCCATCTGTGATTCAGGCCGAAGACAAAGATGAGAGCGTTGTTTTCTTCAGGGAGCTAAACAAGCGCGAGAAGTATAGGGATGTGAACCTCCTGGAACCAATGTACTCAGTCGAGTTTGATGCTATCCAAG GTGGTCATGTGTGCAGAGTTCCCTCAGGAAAGAGAGATTTCCTTATACCAGTGGACGAGAAGCATGATTATGACTG GCTGATGACACCTCCGACTGCACCTCTGTTTCCTTCCCTTGATTCTGAAGCCAACTCCTCTCGAATGGTATTCCAAAAGGAGGTGCCAATCCCTCCTCGTCCAGTTAAACCGTCAAGG CTCTCAGGCAAGCCAGATGGAGCGACAAAATTGGCACGACCAACATCACATACAGCTAGCTCTTCAGCGAAAACGACCTGCGTCAAAGGCGCGCCGGCGGTCTCCAAAGAGAAGAAACAACCGCGCACTGCAGACCAGAGACCAAGCCACAAGGCAACGCCAAATGGGAAGCAGAAGGCAGCAGCTGCAGCTATTCCAGGTACCCGAGCCAGCAGCGGTGCTGGTGCACCGAAGAAACACTCAGAGAGGTGCTACGCAAGCCAAGCCAGCGGCACTAGCACGGTCAAGGGAGTGGCAGACCAAGAAGTCCCTTACAAGGCACCCAAGAATCTGATCACAACAGCCCGGTCGATATTCCGGCGCCAAGCTCCACCGCCGGCGGTGAGTGCTCAGAGCAAAGGCGCTCCAGCGGCGGTGAGTGCTCAGAGCAAAGGTCCTGGGTCCAGCGTAGatgtcaagaagaagaagaagaatggtaAGGCGGCGAGGCAGCCATGTCCGCCGGCGGCCACAAGGGGCATGACGATGACGGAGCTGCAGTTGCAGGACAGGAGGAATGAGCTGCCGCCGAGAGGGACGCACGTAGCTGGGAGTGGCGCCGGCGGTGAGCCGGCTTCCAGCACGGGTGGGCGTGCAGGAAGGGCAGCACTGCTGAGGGCCATACCTAAAGCAGATGGGAGAGCATGGATATAA
- the LOC8060561 gene encoding ankyrin repeat-containing protein At5g02620, which yields MERQSSIRLGALEKLKSFRGMEKQKSFRGIMSLERRSRDSPGKRGDTPLHLAARSGSVAHAQRILAELDRALVAEMAAKQNQDGETPLYVAAEKGHAEVVREILKVSDVQTAGIKASNSFDAFHIAAKQGHLEVLKEMLQALPALAMTTNSVNATALDTAAILGHVDIVNLLLETDASLARIARNNGKTVLHSAARMGHVEVVRSLLNKDPGIGLRTDKKGQTALHMASKGQNAEIVVELLKPDVSVIHIEDNKGNRPLHVATRKGNIIIVQTLLSVEGIDVNAVNRSGETAFAIAEKMNNEELVNILKEAGGETAKQQVHPPNSAKQLKQTVSDIRHDVQSQIKQTRQTKMQVNQIKKRLEKLHIGGLNNAINSNTVVAVLIATVAFAAIFTVPGNFVEDLTQAPPGMSLGQAYVASNPAFIIFLVFDALALFISLAVVVVQTSLIVVERRAKKRMVFVMNKLMWLACLFISVAFIALTYVVVGRDDWWLAWCTMAIGTVIMLTTLGSMCYCIIAHRLEEKNTRKIRKKASASQSRGSWSRSVDSDEEILNSEYKTKMYAL from the exons ATGGAGCGGCAGTCCAGCATCCGGCTGGGCGCGCTGGAGAAGCTCAAGAGCTTCCGGGGGATGGAGAAGCAGAAGAGCTTCCGCGGGATCATGTCCCTGGAGCGGCGGAGCAGGGACAGCCCGGGGAAACGCGGCGACACGCCGCTCCACCTCGCGGCGAGGTCCGGGAGCGTGGCCCACGCGCAGAGGATCCTCGCGGAGCTCGACCGCGCGCTGGTCGCCGAGATGGCGGCCAAGCAGAACCAGGACGGCGAGACGCCGCTGTACGTCGCCGCCGAGAAGGGGCACGCCGAGGTCGTGCGCGAGATCCTTAAGGTCTCTGATGTGCAGACCGCCGGCATCAAGGCCAGCAATAGCTTCGATGCGTTCCACATCgccgccaagcagggccatctTG AGGTTCTGAAGGAGATGCTGCAGGCTCTTCCTGCTCTTGCTATGACAACGAATTCTGTAAATGCTACAGCTCTGGACACTGCTGCAATTCTGGGTCATGTTGATATTGTCAATCTCCTACTGGAAACTGATGCTAGCCTTGCCAGGATTGCAAGAAACAATGGGAAAACGGTTTTACATTCAGCAGCAAGAATGGGCCATGTGGAGGTTGTAAGATCATTGTTGAATAAGGATCCTGGGATTGGTTTGAGAACAGACAAGAAGGGACAAACAGCACTACATATGGCTTCGAAAGGACAGAATGCTGAAATCGTGGTTGAATTGTTGAAGCCTGATGTCTCGGTCATCCATATTGAAGACAACAAGGGAAACAGGCCTTTGCATGTTGCTACTCGGAAGGGGAATATCATT ATAGTGCAGACTCTATTATCAGTTGAAGGGATTGATGTCAATGCAGTTAATAGATCTGGAGAGACTGCGTTTGCCATTGCTGAGAaaatgaacaatgaagaacttGTTAACATCCTAAAAGAGGCTGGTGGAGAAACTGCAAAACAGCAAGTACATCCTCCGAATTCCGCGAAGCAACTGAAGCAAACAGTCAGTGATATTAGACATGATGTCCAGTCCCAGATCAAGCAAACACGTCAGACCAAGATGCAAGTCAATCAAATCAAGAAGAGGCTCGAAAAGCTCCACATTGGCGGGCTGAACAACGCCATCAACTCCAACACCGTCGTTGCTGTGCTTATCGCCACAGTCGCCTTTGCCGCCATATTCACGGTCCCCGGAAACTTCGTGGAGGATCTGACCCAGGCGCCTCCCGGCATGTCCCTGGGGCAGGCGTACGTGGCGAGCAACCCGGCCTTCATAATCTTCCTGGTCTTCGACGCCCTGGCCCTCTTCATCTCGCTCGCGGTGGTGGTCGTGCAGACCTCGCTGATCGTCGTGGAGCGGAGAGCCAAGAAGAGGATGGTGTTCGTGATGAACAAGCTCATGTGGCTGGCGTGCCTCTTCATCTCGGTGGCCTTCATCGCGCTGACCTACGTGGTGGTGGGGCGTGACGACTGGTGGCTGGCCTGGTGCACCATGGCGATTGGCACCGTGATCATGCTCACCACCCTCGGCTCCATGTGCTACTGCATCATCGCGCACAGGCTGGAGGAGAAGAACACCAGGAAGATCAGGAAGAAGGCCTCCGCGAGCCAGTCCCGGGGCTCCTGGTCCCGTTCAGTCGACTCAGATGAGGAGATACTTAACAGCGAATACAAGACGAAGATGTACGCGCTGTAG
- the LOC8060902 gene encoding la-related protein 6B translates to MAQDDIPESTASGSSSSSASSAPVARLNAAAPEFTPRSATQHHNHGNNPHRRGPHHHHQQHHHHHYHHHQPHQHYQPRHQHHQAEDEGSAAATAEDREGPAGAGQAQQHRLPEPEARKLVKQVEFYFSDINLATTEHLMKFITKDPDGFVPISVVASFRKIREIVYDRSLLVAALRASSELVVSEDGKQVKRSQPFNAEEVQSRIVVAENLPEDQKHQTLMKIFSAVGSVKSIRTCYPQDVAAAAANKTSRIEMIFANKLHAFVEYSTVEDAEKAVAEFGGGGNWRDGIRVRSLLGCLKHGLGQGRKGGDEEYAADEDGPDTTDHQHDYGTDVAAQNSEAHFDHQAEDGTLDKGGMRQQGRGRGRGGRGRGRGQYYGYNNRDAHHPIGTPPSEHPAVPKPPPGPRMPDGTKGFTMGRGKPLNPTTDAAAANPTTDAA, encoded by the exons atggcgcaggacgACATCCCGGAGTCCACCGCCTCtggatcctcctcctcctccgcctcctctGCCCCGGTAGCTCGCCTCAACGCCGCCGCGCCCGAGTTCACTCCCCGATCCGCCACCCAGCACCACAACCACGGCAACAACCCGCACCGCCGCGGCCCGCACCACCACCATCAACAGCATCATCACCACCACTACCACCATCACCAGCCGCACCAGCACTACCAGCCGCGGCACCAGCACCACCAGGCCGAGGATGAGGGGAGCGCCGCCGCGACGGCGGAGGATAGGGAGGGCCCCGCTGGTGCCGGGCAGGCGCAGCAGCACCGGCTACCGGAACCCGAGGCCCGCAAGCTCGTCAAGCAG GTTGAATTTTACTTCAGTGATATCAATTTGGCAACAACTGAACATCTGATGAAGTTCATCACTAAGGATCCAGATGGATTTG TGCCAATATCTGTAGTTGCATCTTTTAGGAAGATCCGGGAGATAGTCTATGATAGatccttgttggttgctgcgtTGCGCGCGTCATCTGAGCTG GTTGTTTCAGAGGATGGGAAACAAGTTAAACGCTCACAGCCTTTCAATGCCGAAGAAGTTCAG TCTCGcattgttgttgctgaaaatttACCTGAGGACCAAAAGCatcagactctgatgaagattTTCTCCGCTGTTGGGAG TGTGAAATCTATACGTACCTGCTATCCACAAGATGTTGCTGCAGCAGCTGCTAATAAAACATCAAGGATTGAGATGATTTTTGCTAATAAG CTTCATGCTTTTGTGGAGTATTCAACTGTTGAAGATGCTGAGAAGGCA GTTGCTGAATTCGGTGGTGGGGGAAACTGGAGAGATGGGATTAGAGTCCGTTCACTGCTTGGTTGCCTG AAGCATGGGTTGGGTCAAGGAAGAAAAGGTGGAGATGAGGAGTATGCTGCAGATGAAGATGGCCCTGACACAACTGACCATCAACATGACTATGGAACAGATGTTGCTGCCCAGAACTCAGAAGCACATTTTGATCATCAG GCCGAAGATGGCACCCTTGACAAGGGTGGAATGAGGCAgcaggggagagggagaggccgtggaggcagaggcagaggccgtggccaGTATTATGGTTACAACAACCGAGATGCTCACCATCCGATTGGCACTCCCCCATCAGAGCACCCAGCTGTGCCAAAGCCGCCCCCAGGTCCCCGTATGCCTGATGGCACAAAAGGGTTTACCATGGGCCGAGGGAAGCCGCTCAACCCTACCACTGATGCTGCAGCAGCTAACCCTACCACTGACGCTGCTTAG